The Arachis ipaensis cultivar K30076 chromosome B07, Araip1.1, whole genome shotgun sequence genome includes a window with the following:
- the LOC107609459 gene encoding ATPase family AAA domain-containing protein At1g05910, protein MDMVTMLQRVDNGWYITRSAFLQDIDLIVSNAKVYNGEDYNGAWIVSRACQLRDVVHEMISQMDPALVAYCDKIAAQGGPVHLSNELRGSTFPATPVVQLGTATKLSARLRNVEPEVSVDQSYEALKHTKKSSDVARGAKDKSGQEPLPSKSQTQSTYGNLHGTGTNESVHGSSLEDATISDTELSTRLQSIKQLFVERSDGYSIPQLKRLYSRMMKRVSQTKLDCKTSALSFLLNFVEDDPNF, encoded by the exons ATGGACATGGTAACCATGTTACAGCGTGTTGATAATGGCTGGTATATTACACGTTCTGCATTCCTCCAGGACATCGATCTTATTGTTTCCAATGCAAAG GTTTACAATGGAGAGGATTACAACGGTGCTTGGATTGTGAGTAGAGCTTGTCAGCTCCGTGATGTG GTGCATGAGATGATCTCACAGATGGATCCAGCATTAGTTGCATACTGTGACAAGATTGCTGCCCAAGGTGGCCCGGTTCATTTGTCTAATGAATTAAGGGGGTCTACATTCCCTGCTACTCCCGTTGTACAACTGGGAACTGCCACTAAATTGAGTGCTCGACTTCGTAATGTCGAACCAGAGGTTAGTGTGGATCAGAGCTATGAAGCATTGAAGCACACTAAGAAGAGTTCTGATGTTGCACGTGGAG CAAAAGATAAGTCAGGACAAGAGCCTTTACCATCCAAGAGTCAAACCCAATCAACTTATGGGAATTTGCATGGAACGGGTACAAATGAAAGTGTTCATGGTAGCAGTCTTGAAGACGCCACGATATCAGATACTGAACTTTCAACAAGATTGCAATCTATTAAGCAGCTTTTTGTTGAGCGCAGCGACGGTTACAGCATTCCACAGCTCAAAAGGCTCTACTCACGAATGATGAAGAGGGTTTCCCAAACCAAACTTGATTGTAAGACCTCAGCTTTGAGTTTTTTATTAAACTTTGTTGAGGATGATCCAAATTTTTAA
- the LOC107608008 gene encoding UDP-glycosyltransferase 87A1-like, translated as MICTVTENGDKRVDYIPGNTSIRLADFPLHDSSWRSRKLLQLALNSVSWMEKSQYLLFPSIYELESLAIDALRKEFTIPIYTIGPVLPNFRDHGSNINSTGTNNLGVDLGYINWLNNQPANSVLYVSQGSFLSTSRDQIDEIAFGLKESGVSFLWVQRDEDSKLKEMCGDKGLLLPWCDQIRVLSHHAIGGFWSHCGWNSTREGMFCGVPFLSFPLFMDQPLNCKYIVEDWKVGWRVKNDAKSEALITRNEIAGLIRKFMDLDSDEGREMRKRARALQHICQKAIMDGGSSETNINAFMRHVL; from the coding sequence ATGATTTGCACTGTTACAGAAAATGGTGACAAACGAGTGGATTACATTCCTGGCAACACCTCAATTCGCCTAGCGGATTTTCCACTCCATGATTCAAGCTGGCGTAGCCGTAAACTTTTGCAATTGGCATTGAACAGTGTATCATGGATGGAAAAATCACAGTATCTATTATTCCCTTCTATATATGAGCTTGAGTCATTAGCAATTGATGCATTGAGGAAAGAGTTCACAATACCCATCTACACTATTGGCCCTGTCCTACCTAATTTCCGTGATCATGGTAGCAATATTAACTCTACAGGCACCAACAACCTTGGGGTTGACCTTGGCTACATAAATTGGCTAAACAACCAACCGGCAAACTCGGTGCTTTACGTCTCGCAAGGGAGCTTTCTTTCGACTTCAAGGGACCAAATTGATGAGATTGCATTTGGCCTGAAGGAAAGTGGCGTTAGTTTCTTGTGGGTGCAGCGCGACGAGGACTCGAAATTGAAGGAGATGTGTGGTGACAAGGGGCTATTGTTGCCATGGTGTGACCAAATAAGGGTGTTGTCACACCATGCTATTGGTGGGTTTTGGTCCCATTGTGGGTGGAATTCCACTAGAGAAGGTATGTTTTGTGGTGTACCTTTTCTTTCATTTCCATTATTTATGGACCAACCATTGAATTGTAAATACATTGTGGAGGACTGGAAGGTTGGGTGGAGGGTGAAAAATGATGCTAAAAGTGAAGCTTTGATAACAAGAAATGAAATTGCTGGCCTTATTCGGAAATTTATGGATTTGGATAGTGATGAAGGAAGAGAAATGAGGAAAAGGGCTAGAGCTCTTCAACATATATGCCAAAAAGCAATTATGGATGGTGGGTCTTCAGAGACTAATATTAATGCTTTTATGAGGCACGTGTTATAG